A segment of the Candidatus Andeanibacterium colombiense genome:
TCCGTTCGAGCGGGCGGAACGGATCGAGCAGATGGGTGCTGGTCCAGGTGACCGCGCTCAGCGCGATGATGATCAGCAGCGGGCATGCCCAGATCGCCAGTTCCAGCGTGGTCGAATGGTTGAAATGGGGGTCGTAGACCTTGTCGGGATTGCCGCGCCGGTATTTCCACGCGAACAGCACCGTCAGCACCATCACCGGGACGATGATCAGCAGCATCAGCACGACCGAGACGAGGATCAAATTGCGCTGCTGGACCGCGATGTCCCCGGTCGGGTTCATCACGACCATGTCGCAGCCGCTCAGCAGGGCCAGTGCCGCGGCGGCGCACAGGGCGCGGGCGGACCGGATCGAGGGGGGAGTCGAACGAAGCATCTGCCTGTGCCCTAAAGCGCCGTCGCCGGTGCCGCTTTGACTCAAATCAAGCGATTGCATGAGCAAATCGGCCAACAACGGGAAACAGGATCGCGAATCATCGTTGGGATGGTAAGCTTCCGGGCACGCTACAATTCGAGCAGGTCCAAGGAAAGGGCCGTAATGGCAAGCACAACCGCCGAACCGGCCAATTCCACTTCGCTCGAGCGCGATGCGCGTGCGATCAATGCGCGCGAGCACAGCGTCAGGCCGGGCGAGATCGCGGTCGGCGTGATCATCGGGCGGACGTCGGAATTCTTCGACTTCTTCGTCTATGCGATCGCCTCGGTGCTGGTGTTCCCCAGCGTGATCTTCTCGTTCGCCTCGCCGCTGAATGCCATGCTCTATTCCTTCGGGATGTTCGCGCTCGCGTTCATCGCGCGGCCGGTCGGCGCGTTCCTGTTCCTGTGGATCGACCGGCGGCACGGGCGCGGGGTGAAGCTCACCATCGCGCTGTTCCTGCTCGGCTTCTCGACCATGGCGATGGCCTTCCTCCCGAGCTACGCCTCGGCCGGCGGCTTCGCGGTGGCGCTGCTGGCGCTGCTCCGGATCGGCCAGGGCTTCGCATTGGGCGGGACCTGGGACGGGCTGCCGTCGCTGCTTGCGCTCAACGCGCCCGAGGGCCGGCGCGGCTGGTTCGCGATGATCCCGCAATTGGGTGCGCCGCTGGGCCTGCTGGTTGCCGCCGCGGTGTTCGCGTTCCTGCTGACCAATCTTTCGACCGCCGATTTCCTCGACTGGGGCTGGCGCTATCCGTTCTTCGTCGCCTTCGCGATCAACGTCGTCGCATTGTTCGCGCGGCTGCGCCTGATCTCCACTTCGGAGTTCGAGCGGCTCTACGAAAACCGCGAGCTCCAGCCCTCGCCGGTGCTGGAGATGTTCCGCGACGAATGGCGTACCGTGATCCTCGGCGCCTTCGCCCCGCTGGCGAGTTTCGCCTTGTTCCACCTCGTCACGGTGTTCCCGCTCTCGTGGATCCTGCTCAACACCAATGAATTGCCGGTCCACTTCCTTGTGATCGAGATCGTCGGCGCGGTGGTCGGGGTGTTCGCGGTGGTGCTGTCGGGCTTTCTCGCCGACCGCCTCGGGCGGCGCATGGTGCTGGGCCTCTCGGCCGGGCTGATCGCGGCCTACAGCGGCTTCGCGCCGCAATTGCTGTCGCACGGCGCGGCCGGCGAATGGACCTACATGATGCTTGGCTTCCTGCTGCTCGGGATCGCGTTCGGGCAATCGTCAGGCCCGGTGAACGGCAGCTTCTCCTCGCGCCACCGCTATACCGGCGCCGGCACCACCGCGACCGCCTCGTGGCTGATCGGCGCGGGCTTCGCGCCGCTCGCCGCGCTGCTGCTCGCGTCCAATTTCGGGCTGATCGCGGTGGGCGGCTATCTCCTGTCGGGGGCGATCTGCACGCTCGCGGCGCTGGGGATCAACCGCGAATGGGGCCTGCGGGCGAACTGATCCCGGCTAAACGCTTGCCGGCGGCGCATTCGCGCTGCCATGGTGCGGGCGATGGATTTGAACGATCAGATGATGCGCTATTTCGGCACGGCCGATCCCGGCGCGATTTCCGCCGGCGGCATGGCCGAGGGGATCGAACGGATGCGCGTCGATCTCGGGCTCGAGAAGGATCGCGGTCGGCGGTTCGCGCTGTGGACGCTGCTGCATATGTTCGGCGCCGCGCCCGACCTCGACGTCGCCTTCGCGCATGAGGACGACCGCAACGCGGCGCGCAGCTTCATGGAGATGATGGAGAAAAGCACGGGCGACTGACCGGCGTCAGTAACCGGTCTGCGCCGTCGCGAGCCCGAGTTCCGGAATCAGCACCGTGCGCCGCCCGCCCAGATCGGTGCGCACCGCGATCAGCCCGCTGCGTTCGAAATGCTCGATCAGCCGGCGGATGCGCCCGGGCGAATTGGTGCCATAGACCCGCGCCAGTTCCTCGTCGTCGGGGCAGGGCGCATTGTCGAGCGCGGCCCGGGCGATCACGAAGAACGGCGCCAGTACATCGTCCGACAGCACGCCCGCGAGATCGATGATCTCGGGCCACGGCGCGTCGGCCGGCTCGGGAATGCCGGCGACCGCGCTCGCGAACAGGCGGCGGAAGCGCGCGATGTCGATCCCGCCGGTGGAGATGCGCTGCATCCGGCAGCGCAGCGTGAAGTCCTGGTACAGGCTCGCCGGCTGCTTGAAGGTCGCGCCGTCCTCGGCCGCCATGTCGGCCAGGATCGCGGCGATCGCGGCGGTGCTCTCGGCACTGCCGGGCATCATCGCCACAGCGGCGGTCCCGGGGGCCGTCCCGGAGGCCTGCGGAGCCGGCGCCTCGATCCGTTCGATCAGCTCGTCCGCCGCCGGCACGGCCGGGGCCGGTGCGACCGGGCGCTCGGCCGGCTCCTCCAGCTTGAGCCCGTCATGCAGCAGCGCGTGGAGCTCGTCGGCGGTGGTCTCGGGCAGCGGTGCGAGCGCCCCGGGCGAGGACCGCGCGCCGGTGCGGACCGGTCCGATCCGGGTCGAGACTGGGCGGCGGCTGATCGCGGGGCCGAGCCCGAGGAACTGCCCGCGCTCGAGATCGCGAATCTGCTCGGCCTGGCGCCGCTCCATGCCGAGGAGGTCGGCCGCGCGGGCCATGTCGATGTCGAGGAAGGTCCGCCCCATCAGGAAGTTCGACGCTTCGGCCGCGACGTTCTTGGCCAGCTTCGCGAGGCGCTGGGTCGCGATCACCCCGGCCAGCCCGCGCTTGCGCCCGCGGCACATCAGATTGGTCATCGCGCCGAGCGACATCCGCCGGGCCTCGTCGCTGACGTCGCCGGCGGCGGCGGGCGCGAACAATTGCGCCTCATCGACGATCACCAGCGCCGGGAACCACTGTTCGTGCGGGGCATCGAACAGCGCCGACAGGAACAGCGCCGCGCAGCGCATCTGCGCCTCGACATCGAGCCCCTCGAGCGCGACGATCACCGAGGCGCGGTATTTCCTGATCCGCGCGGCGAGGCGGGTCAGTTCGGCGGCCGAATAAGCGGCGGCATCGATCACCACATGATCGAACACATCGGCCAGGCTGACGAAATCGCCTTCCGGGTCGATCACCACTTGCTGGACGATCCCGGCGCTTTCCTCCAGCAGCCGGCGCAGGAGATGCGACTTGCCCGAGCCGCTGTTGCCCTGGACGAGCAGGCGCGTCGCGAGCAGTTCCTCGACGTCGATCTCCACCGGTGCGCCGCGGCCGTCGACGCCGATCTGGATGAGTGCAGTCACCCCCGGCACTTAGGTGGCGCGCGGAGTCGCCCCAAGCGCGGGGGCGGCGTTATCCAGAGATTCGTGGCCTTGTCAGTGCTTCTTGGCGATCTTCAGCCCATCGGCCTTCGCGCGGTCCTTCACCGATTCCTCGCTGCGGGTCAGTGCCTTGGCGATCGCCTTGAGCGCGATGCCCTTGCCGGCGAGCGTGTGCAGCTTCTGGATCTCTTCGGCGTTCCAAGGCTGTTTGTGCCGTTCAAATCGTTCGGCCATGATGCGTCCTTTCGCGAACCGGTGCCCAACTGGGCGGGGCAGCCAGCGCCTTAGCCGGAAGTGGCGGCGTAGCCATCCAGAAACAGCGTGACCGCTTCTTCCACCTCGCGCGCGATCGCCTGGTCCGAAACGTCGGGGCCAAGGCCCCACATGCTGTGCATGAAGATGCGGTACATGCACAGGTGATGGAGCTGGGCCGCGGCGCGCAGCGTATCGACCGGGCGGAGCGTGCCGGCCGCGATCTGGGTCTCGAAATAGGCGGCCATCGCCTTGTGCCGGCGCAGCGGCGCGCGCTCGTAGAAAATCCGGCCGATCTCCGGCGAGCGCGACGCTTCCGCGATCACCAGGCGGAACAAGGTGCCGACCTCGGGGGTCAGCATCACCCTGAGGAATTCGGTGCAATAGGCGGTCAGCGTTTCGCGCAAATCCCCGGCGGGATGGATGGTGCTGTCGCAGCCGAAGGCCACGGTCCATTCGTCCAGCGCCGCGGCGAAGAGATCTTCCTTCGATGCGAAATAGGTCCACAACGTGGTTTTCGAGCCGCCCAGATCCGCCGCGATCGCCGACATGCTGGTGCCGGAATAGCCATGTTCGCGGAAGTGGCGCTGGGCCACCGCAACGATCGCCTCGCGCCGTTCCTGCCGCCGCGCCTCCCGCTTTCCGGGGGTCTTTTCGTCCTCGCAGATCATTTATCGTACTCTCCAGTACGATCTTCTTGACTCATCTCGACGGAAAGCGCAAGGGCGATTCTGTACCAAGGAGTACGGTTTCGTGAAGCGTCTCATTTCCATTCTGTTGCTTGCCGGCGTCGCCGCCTGTGCTCCGGCCCCCGGCAAACTCGCGGAACCCCGTTCCGCATCGAGCCTGCCGGCCGGGCGCAGCCTCGCCGCAACCGCC
Coding sequences within it:
- a CDS encoding MFS transporter, which encodes MASTTAEPANSTSLERDARAINAREHSVRPGEIAVGVIIGRTSEFFDFFVYAIASVLVFPSVIFSFASPLNAMLYSFGMFALAFIARPVGAFLFLWIDRRHGRGVKLTIALFLLGFSTMAMAFLPSYASAGGFAVALLALLRIGQGFALGGTWDGLPSLLALNAPEGRRGWFAMIPQLGAPLGLLVAAAVFAFLLTNLSTADFLDWGWRYPFFVAFAINVVALFARLRLISTSEFERLYENRELQPSPVLEMFRDEWRTVILGAFAPLASFALFHLVTVFPLSWILLNTNELPVHFLVIEIVGAVVGVFAVVLSGFLADRLGRRMVLGLSAGLIAAYSGFAPQLLSHGAAGEWTYMMLGFLLLGIAFGQSSGPVNGSFSSRHRYTGAGTTATASWLIGAGFAPLAALLLASNFGLIAVGGYLLSGAICTLAALGINREWGLRAN
- a CDS encoding TetR/AcrR family transcriptional regulator — protein: MICEDEKTPGKREARRQERREAIVAVAQRHFREHGYSGTSMSAIAADLGGSKTTLWTYFASKEDLFAAALDEWTVAFGCDSTIHPAGDLRETLTAYCTEFLRVMLTPEVGTLFRLVIAEASRSPEIGRIFYERAPLRRHKAMAAYFETQIAAGTLRPVDTLRAAAQLHHLCMYRIFMHSMWGLGPDVSDQAIAREVEEAVTLFLDGYAATSG
- a CDS encoding ATP-binding protein, which gives rise to MTALIQIGVDGRGAPVEIDVEELLATRLLVQGNSGSGKSHLLRRLLEESAGIVQQVVIDPEGDFVSLADVFDHVVIDAAAYSAAELTRLAARIRKYRASVIVALEGLDVEAQMRCAALFLSALFDAPHEQWFPALVIVDEAQLFAPAAAGDVSDEARRMSLGAMTNLMCRGRKRGLAGVIATQRLAKLAKNVAAEASNFLMGRTFLDIDMARAADLLGMERRQAEQIRDLERGQFLGLGPAISRRPVSTRIGPVRTGARSSPGALAPLPETTADELHALLHDGLKLEEPAERPVAPAPAVPAADELIERIEAPAPQASGTAPGTAAVAMMPGSAESTAAIAAILADMAAEDGATFKQPASLYQDFTLRCRMQRISTGGIDIARFRRLFASAVAGIPEPADAPWPEIIDLAGVLSDDVLAPFFVIARAALDNAPCPDDEELARVYGTNSPGRIRRLIEHFERSGLIAVRTDLGGRRTVLIPELGLATAQTGY